ttgttGCACCAATATAGTCAATCTGTTTTTCCAGCTAAGTACTATACATAAAGTAGTTATAGTACTTACGAGGCATGGAAAATTGCATCTTCAGTAGCAAGGGTAAGGCTGGTGCATCTCAGTCTCTTTATTCTGCATTGGCAAGAAAGAGATACACTGTAACACTCTTTTCAATGAACATAACATGGTATGAATATCATGTACACCAATTGTCTTGAAACTGATTTCTATGTTGTCTCTTAATTAATGGTAATTCATTAAGCTTGTGAACTAAAAACTACTTGCAATAATTATATCAGTAAAAGTTATTATATTTATGACAATTGTTTCTTCCAATCACATTTTTGTCACTGTATGCCTGTCTTTGTTCTCGCTTATCTTACCCAACTTTCTTCTATTGTTGCTTGTACAAAATACATGTAAAGTTACCTTTGCTGAGAGTCTGGCCATAATTCCATTGGACTTCAAAATCTTTCAAACTCATCTTCATTTCATATCATCTATCCTCTTGGTGATTCACCTATCAAACTCATCTTCATTTCATATCATCTATCCTCTTGGTGATTCACCTATCAAACTCATCTTCATTTCATATCATCTATCCTCTGGGTGATTCACCTATCACATTTAGAGTTTCTTCATACATGTTGCATCAGAAAGCAGTACGCACGATAAAGCTTGTTGTAAAGCCGAATGGTGCTTTCTCTTAGATCATTTTGCTCTAAATTATCTTTCTATTGAGAGTTTAGTATCAGGGGAACCTGCCCACCGTAGTAGATGAAAAATCTTTCCTTTCTTGCAGCTAATTTACCTGCCGAAAACTTCTCTGATCTTCTCTGTGAGCATACCTCGGGAGTGTATTTTGGTTGGGCTGCGCTATCAATGCATGGTGTCTACAAGATGGTCATGAGTATTGGCTGGAATCCGTATTTTGACAACACCGAGAAAACGATTGTGAGTTTACTATAggttttttactttatatatcTGTTCAATTGTTTACTTAATGGTGTTATTGATTTCAGGAACCATGGTTGCTTCATGAATTCGAAGAGGACTTCTATGGAGAGGAGCTGCGCCTTGCTATTGTTGGCTACATTAGACCTGAGGTATTAAAATGTGGAAATCGTTAATGAACTTTTGGGTCTATGTATGCCCCTCAAAAAGACATTTTTTGCATGTTTCATTTCTTCTCCTATACCTCTTTGTTTCACACTGCGTGAAGCCATGAACAATCATTACCTCGACCGATGTTAAAACCTAGTTACTCTAGTCTGACATATAGAAGCCATTGTTGGTCCTATGACTTTCTGCTAAATATAAAGAGTGTGTAGCGCAGAAAGTTTTAGGGCTATTATAGTCGTTGCGTTTTTCAAGATTAGCTGTTGAGTGGAGGGGCGGCTGTGCAGATGTTGGCTACATACAAACTTCTTACAtacaatatttattaaaaaaaaaaattgaagaaatgaACATGAATGTATTTTAAGGGTATGTACAGAAAAGATCCAAGATTTGACTTCATGATTTTGCTATTTACCATGATATATCTTTAACTTGTAATTCACTAATTTGCAGGCGAATTTTCCTTCACTGGAGAGCTTGATAGTGAGGATTCATGAGGATCGGAGGATAGCAGAGAAAGCCCTTGATCTTCCTGTATATGCCGGCTACAAGGATTCAGCTTATTTGAGAAGCCCCTTGAAACAGAGCAATAGTCATTCATGAATAGTGAATACCATTGAACTCAATTATCTTAACCTTGTAAAGGGCCCTCTCTTCATAGATtctgaaaaaattaaatttcttctGGGGGTTTAATTGCCCTATTACACTCTTTGACCTATGGATAATTGTCATACAAAAAAGGATACCCTATTCTCATGGAACATGTTTGTATATTTTCTTTCGAAGCTAAGCTTCGTATCTGTTTCTTCTCTCCATATGTTTGCTAAATGCATAGTGAATTATGATTATGACAAAGATTGCGTTTTTAGTTTGATTGTTTCGTTTTGTTTGAGTGATAGTTTTTTTATCGAGCCATTCGTAAATGTAAGGCTCTGTGTGATCCATTTGGAGCCTTTGCAGAAGTGTCAATTGAGTAGAGTTAGCACTGTTATGTTATCCCATATTTTCCGTTACTCAGATTTAAAAGCCATGGATGCATCAACATATTGTTTAGCGTGTCATTTATCTATTTTCTGAAGAGGTGTATAATTAACAAAAGTCCACTGTAGGTACAGTAGTTTGGCAGTAGGTTGAAAGTATGTGCTGTGTAGTTAGTTGGAGAACAAGAAAACGTATAGTTGCTGAATGTACATGTATTTTGCTAATTCATTACTCAAATGTGATAAACCACCTCTGCTGTACCATCCCTAAAAAGTTTTTGATGTATTGCTGCGGATAGATGTCAAGCTGTTATCTCGCATTCGCGAAAAAAAAGGTGTTTTATGTAATAAGTTACTGTCGGATAACTTATCTTGACGTGAAACCGTGGGGCCTAAAATCCTTATGAGGTGTTTTATTCAACATTTTTGTTCAAAGTAGCTTGTGTGGTTATCTTTTTATTGCTAGTCTATCTAGcatattttctcttttataaaggaaaaaagaaagaaaagaaaatctaagTGTTAACAATATTTACTTGTTGTACTTTTAGTTCTGGTGCTGCAATTAGAATTGATTCCTGCTTCGAGCAGGGCAGATGTGTCACTAAGGCCTACAAAACATCTtcacacaaaaagaaaagaaaggaaaagaaaaccaCTTTTGGTGCCTCATATCAATCCTAAAGAAAGATCTATTAACACTTTCTTGTACCAAATCTGCTTTAGCTGGAATCTTTTTTTATGTATCTATGTTAGAAGGACACTACTCAGCTAACTAGCTCATTACTAAATTACCAATTactattgaaatattttaattgtataatttatctaattcgCGAAAGCGATTGCATATTTTATGAGTAGAATGATACTTACTATAGCtagatagaataaaaaaaataacaacattCGAGTGAGTAAGTAAACAGCTGTTAAAACACGTACATATAATAAATACAGTAACTTATTATGCAGCAGTTATAacttatacatacatacatattttGTACTTGAAAAATACCCCaaataaggtttttttttttccttagggAAAGTGATAGGACATAATTAGCAAAGTTTAACCCTTAATTAATGACATGTTAATTACCATTAGCCCACTTAGAAGTGGATTAATGCACACTTATTATCCACCGACAAAAGCTACTATATATTACCCCTCCCCacctctctctatctttcctaaTTAATTCCTCTCTTTtacaccaaaaaaaagagaaaaaaaaaaagaaattttttttatcctatatatatatatataatataatatttattctcctagttgttgttgttattattatagtaaAAGGCAAATTCCTCGGCACGCATCACGAGGTTGCCACGACACCCGACGCGGCCGACGCCGACGTCACCGTACACGTCATCGAGGTTCCAGAGGCTCCCCCACCCTCCCCCACCGTCCTCGGTCGTCGAGCCGTCCTCGCTCgtcgtgccgccgccgccgccgccactgctGCTGCCCTGCAGCAGGTCGTAAGATCCCGGGTACAGCAGGAACTGGTCCATCTCCTGCATCTGCTGCTGTGCAGCTACTGCCAGAGCTTCTGCTTCCTTTTCTGCGCCTGCAGTCAGCCTCTGCTGCATGTCGTAAGGATGCATCAGCAGCACCTGCtcctgctgctgcagctgctgcaaCTGCTGCAACtgcaactgctgctgctgctgcagctgctgcttctTTCGCTCCAGCTGCTGGTGCTTCAGGAACTGCGCCCGTGCCCGCTCCACGCTCTTCGACGGCTTGCTCTTCTTGTAGTGCGTCCGCCAGTAGTTCTTGATCTCGTTGTCTGTCCTCCCAGGCAAGCTCCGTGCAATCGTCGACCATCTATACATACATAAACATATAACAATTAGATCATATTGCAATgctccattattattattttttttaaagagatagatagtatgctatccgcttcgtttatttcatttagaaataaactttagctagaaatatgaatcaacttgaattcgaacttgaaacctcggataccaaccaccaagacttttgccacttgcgctagggacagtcaATTCATCAATTTTGTATTCCATAGTAATAAAGAATGGTGGTCAATCACTTTAATTCTCTCTACCTGTTTCCCCACAAAGCATGCAGCTCAAGAATGATGTTCTCCTCCTGTGGGGTGATCTTCCCTTTCTTCAGGTCTGGTCTCAGGTAGTTCACCCACCTAAGCCTGCAGCTCTTCCCGCTCCTCCTCAACCCTACATACATCACGAGCAGTAGTAAACAGACGTTTGACAAACAAAAGTTATCAGGATACATGTCTAGAGCACTTTCTGTAGAGGTAATTAAATTACCTGTGAGCTTGGAGACAGAGTTCCACCTCCCTTCACCATGCTGGTTGACATGCTGCATGAGCAGCTTGTCTTCCTCAGAAGTCCAGGGGCCCTTCCTCCACCCATCCTCATGAAGAGCACTTTCCCAACCAAAGTGGCTCTCCATAACTTCCCCCCCCCCACCAAAAAATAGCTAGAGAGAGATTCCCCCCAAAGATGAGGTAGAGGTAGTGTGTCTATATATTCAATCCCAAGCTTGTCTCCCTGTGAGTGAGACACAATGGGCTTGCAGGTGTGGCAACCTATTTATGGTCCTATATATGTATCTACTTAGTATTTAGCTGTGCCAAAAGTCCCTCTCAGAAGCAACCCACTTCCACTAATGTTTTGGTTGGGGTGAATTTACTAAAAtgccattctttttttttaaaaaaaaagagtacccAAGATTCTCAAAGgaatataaaactatttaaacatCATTTTCTAGCTACAAGTTTAAGCTCTTAGACAATAatttatgattattttatattatttaacatgatatcagaacagaaagtcctgagttcgagtcacacATGATTCCTCACATTAGAGAATTTGTAGTATTTAACAATTATTTACTAGAGAACTAGTAAAGGTAATGAACCACCCGGAGTACTAGTTCCTCAACAATTACTTAACTTTGAAAGTTACATTGTCACTACAAGCCAGtgctcttttgtttttattatataGCATCAGtgagaaattaattaagaatcATGTAACCTCAGTCCTGAGCAGAAATAATCAGcaaaactaataataattttagttttgatttgaTAGGACAACTGTTAAGATCAAACACTAATCTCGCGTTGACGCgtctatatgtatatagtgtATGGGGATCTCTATCTGTTGACTTAAGCTTTGAACTTGTTACAGTTCTTTAATGCGGTATTAGATCTCAGTTCATATTCATCTTGTTTATGACAAGAGTACAAATTATCAGTAATTCAGTCGTCAGCTAAAATACATAGTGCCGAAGACGTTTATTAAAGAAAACTTATGAGATAGGAGATCAACAAAGATCATAATTAAAGAGATTGCGACGACCAAAATTGTACTAAAAATCTAATCAAGTGCCTAGAAATTGAACTGGTTTTTCTGTTCCCTGGGGCTTTCTTTTTACCTGTAACACTGAGCCCTTCCAAGAATACAACTTTTTAAATATCTTGAGCCAAGGGGATGCAAGTAGCTAGTGATCATCAACATTAAGCCATAATTGTTTAAGCAAAACACTAATTAATGCTCTTAATTTATTATCCATCAACATCCACTAAAAGGTGATCAGGAACCATCTTTGACCGGTTTCACACGGATTGGACTACGGGTCAAAAATGTGGCCTAACTCACGATCGACGCGCCATTCAATTTGGTCGAGTACTCGAGTCGACTCGGCGTCAACCCTAGCTGTTTCACTTGCACAAGTGTAGCTCTCCTAAGTCATTGATGATCTACATCACAAATTTTATATTCCAATACAAATTAAAGCATAAAGTTTAGAACTCCTTGGTCACATTCAATTCTAGACAGGAGGCATCTAGAATGGCCTTAAAGCATCTTTCACGCGCGCACGCTCTTTTCGCCGAGCTAGAGCTTATCTCTTTCTGTCTATCCAGACGTTCAATCTTTTAGGTAACATGGTAACAGAGCAGGCTCAATTCTAAAGCATCTTAATTTCCTTCATTTATTATTTACCGACTTAaatctctttttgttttcttttctactACATTAATTCTTAAGATTTGTACCCTACATAATATGGTATATATATTCGAAAGTTATTTCTGGTTCGTTTTCTATCTGATCGATCACTATTTGCCTGCTTTACGGGGACTATAATGGCAAACTTTTTCATGTGAAGAGGAGTACTCTTGACACTCCTATAATTTCAAATAGTCTCTTATATAGGGATAGAGTAGGATTAAACTTCTTAACTcggttataatattttggacggAGACTAGgccaaaaaaattaagagagttcAATATGTTAGGGCTAGAGTTGTTCTAAGATGAGTGACTCCGTGAAAAGTAGGACATCACAGTTAacatcagagccaatcaccgaTAAGAAGTATGATATGAGTTTCGATTAAGCTAGAGTAATACAATGCTTAAAGTATGGCTCTCCCGCTGACGACCATTGTAGGTAGAGTGCGGCTCCGTACAAGGTCAGTTAAAGCTAGTGAAACGAGTCTCATCTCATCTGCTACTTGTGAGTGACCTTGAGCCCGCCGAGAATGCCAGAACTTAAAGAGGAGTGAAGTGGAACACTTCTAGAACTTGAAATTAAATAGTCCTATATTAGTAGGATAAATATCTTAACCCAACTATAGTATTTCTTGGGCAGTGACTAAGTCTAAAAGGTTAAGAAATTTAAGCGTGTTATGACTAAACATGTTCTAGAATAAGTGACTCCCCAAGGAGCGGGGGCGCCACATTATATAGTGTCTGAAACACGTAATGCTGATTTTGGTTGGTAATCGTCGAAGCCATTCAAAAGTAATCAAGGAGACAACACAAGTGAAGTTAGGTTGAGATCAATTCATGGGTTTCTTAATTTCATCTACATTTGTACTTTAGTtgaagctatatatataggtgatCTTTTAAACCTACACTGTTATCATCCAGTTATAACTGTTGGATTTTTCTACTAGAGTGTATCCAAAAAAAAATCGTTGTCCTCATGTATGGACGTACTATGAATAAGATTCCAAAAATATGATAAGGCTAAATAATGATTAAAAAAGAGGATAATATCAAACTAATCCAACGTTTTAAATTGTCTCGTGGCTCGTTTTTCCCATGAGGAAATGTACTAGCTAATTGACCATTAACCTAGAGAATacaatttttctcttaatttattTCCAACTTAATAGAAATGGGTTTTACCcatttcttcaaaaaataaaaaagtctctctctctctctctctctctctctctctctctctatatatatatatatagagtccggttactatattatatatcgatagtaccaagtttttaatactattaagttttctgtcgttagatttaccctttaactattttcacccgttaacttatattattcaatcaaccactcagtcaatcttaggggaccactatcattctaatctgGGATGGCCAACAGTAAAAAACTTGATAATACCAAGTGTTTGATATTAACGAcagtatagtataatataattctatatatataaagagagagaaagagaaaaagttgaGCTCatgtgcttgtaaaagtacagAGTATTTGTGCTTATGACTTTTTGCTATCGGATTGGCTCAAAATTCGTACTACACTATTAACGATATATGTGTACTATTAAATCTTCTTAACTGGTATTCCATGAATCTTGAGCCAATCCGACGGCTAAAAGTTGCAAGCACGTTGAATTCTTGAGTTTTTAAAAGCACAtaagctcaactctctctctctctctctctctctctctctctctctctctctctctctctctctctatatatatatatatatatatgcacacacaTGAACTAAGAAAACACTACACTTATTAGTACATAATATATCATAAATATGTGTAGTATATATTTGTGTCTTTAATTATGTGATGACACCAtatcttaaatttatttatttatcgtATACGTGTGTTCATGTATCTTTGTTGCACTAATTTTACTGTaaaaagagataggtagcatactacccacttcgtttatttcagttagaaataaacttagctggaaatgtaaatcaactaggattcgaacttgggtctcgagtactaaccatcaaatccttcgccacttgctctaggggcAGTCGGTGCCAAATAATTCTAGTAATAAGGAAACAACAATTCCAATTCTCCCCATGAAATAATGTTCACTTTCACTTTGTCTCGTTTATTTCTGCATTAATTTATCCATAATGTTGAGTTacaatagtatataatatatattttgtacttGACTATGGCCggggtatatatataaaatgtaagTTCGGGTCTGTTCGAATGTTAGCGTAAATTACTTGGTAAAATTTTatgcgatatatatatatatatatatatatatatatatatatatacttatatatatatatagcgagagaggagagagagagagagatagagagagagagagagttgagctagaatattatcgatagcaaacgagctacgttgtcattcatttgttttttatgatggagcctccaaatcgacgatcggtaccgttgaacatgatctataccacttgaagtgtttagaaatcaaatttcatatattttcgatattattcttttatttatcgagtggacacaaaatgagcagttaaaaataaatattctataaaaaatgatgataggagtcttgtaatcaagatcaagagtatagatcttgttttaaatagtttcaagaattttctaacaaaaatttaattgatttggatatctttacaccgttaaacgagaaaacgccttatatcgatcattaaaattacaaattttgaaatcctttaatcattaggtaaatgatgtcgaaaagatttgaaatttgatttctaaacacttcaagtggtatagatcatgttcaacgatgccgatcgtcaatttagaggctttatcatcgaaaacaaatagatgaCAATAGaactcgtttgctatcgatagtattctagctcaactctctttctatatatacatatatatttcaagTGATGAGAATTTAAGAATTTATTTTAATCCATGGAAAGATCCTAGTAGCCATTATTTCAACGTATGATACACTTCAACTTACataataatttatcttttttctaaaaaaataacttagaaATACTTAATCATAATccttatttattaataaaaggCTTTTGAGTAAACAAAATAACTAATCACTGTATCCTtataaaatattcatgcatttaaataGACTTTAGAATATGAAAAAGAGCTGGTGATTAATTATCTCACACCAATGAACTAAAGTTGTACTCAAGTTGCttggaaaataatatttatgtaacaatatatatattatatataataaatatacaattaatgtAATGAGATGCCCTAATTATTGTACTAATGGTTAGGAATCGTATCACGAAAATCAAAGGAAACCCCATCAATGCCCCCCATTTTTGCTAGTGACAAAGCCCAAggatcattattatttttttttatggctAAAAAGATATGTACGGACCACTAACTACATGTCCACGTAACCTCCCCCAAAAGGGCTCTTTGTAGGAGCCGTAGCCCTTTTAAAGCTCATGCTCACCTACtcacaaacataaaaaaaaaaaaaaaaaaaaaaaaggcaatagGGGTGGATATTTACTAATAACACCTCCTCAACTTTGCGCGTTTTTGAAATAGGCCCCTCCACTTTTACTTTGGTAACTTTCAACTTTTCTGATTTTGAGTTGTTTAAATAAGTcgagttgaaaattttattaaactaaTCAGACCTATTTACATCCAATACTTTTCTCGTGTTTGTATATACTGAGAGATTAAACCAGTAGTAAGGAGTACAACTGGTTGAATTATCGTACTTTACAACCACGTtgtctctaaaaatttaagctgcgaagaaaaatacttaatattttatactCAACATTATAAACGCACTATTAGCTAGCTGGTGTAATATAATTTGCAATTTAATCAATAAAAACTTTACTAAATTGTAATAAGACATAAAGTTTGGAAATGTGTCAattgaaaaagagaaggaagataAAAGATAAAGTTATTGAGGGTTTCCATAGATTTTcaccactaaaaaaaaaaaacaagcttaAAAAGGTGAATCTATGAGCcaagtaattttatatatatcttgcTATTATAGGGCTATTAGTGGATGGACAGGTGGTGTTTGTTCCTTTGATGTAGCCTATGGCCTCTCACCACATTAATACTTCATAGTTGCCTCTTTATCCATGCTTTAGGTTTAATGGTCCCCTATTATCATTAATTTATTCCATTTGATGCTTGTTTTGGAATGCCACTTCACTAAGCATGcactattttattcattttattattattctatgattttaatattattctaCGCGCGCTCCGATTGCCTCGACGGCCTGTGCGACCGACACCTGTACTCCGTGAAGCATGGATGTGACGAATAAATTAAGAAGTGGTGATCACTAGCTAAGAGGAAAATTTGAACTACGACTTTGGTTTGGGGGGGGCGGGGCGGGGTTGTCGCGAAAGACAATGGACCTCGAGACGAGCTTTTCGAATGATCGATACGGACAGCGGGATATCGTGTACTTAACTTCGAAGGGTTAATCGATCGGTTCGTCCGTCTCTTTCCGCTCAATTCTAAACTTTTGAGTGTTGATCGATCGTAATCGGGCTGCTGATTTTAAATTACGAGGGCGCGATGAGCtttgagtgtttttttttaaaaaaaaaataaaaatcaaaggTTGCTTAAGGACTACATTAGCTTGAGCAAAATTAGTAGCAATGTTATTCATTTTTAACTTGGATACGCCACAATAAACAAATACCAAAGAGGAAAGGAACTTTTAGAGGGGACCATCTCCTTTTTGGGTCCAAAAACATTCTAAAGAGAATGCATGTAAAAAGGAGTGTGTCATTGTTTCTAGAAGAGGATAGATCCTCTTGTTTCATTTGCTTATTCAAACAatcaatttatcttttttactcCCAAAAGAGAACTTATGTTTGATTTCATTTGCGCGCTAATAAGCCGTCGAGACGTGTGCAATTACGAGATACGTTTCCAAAAGATAAATCAGCATCGAAAGTAGCGGTGCTTATTCGGCTTAGCTAGTTTCTGAATCAGCTTATgtattcaagaaaaaaaaaaaaaaaaagctcagaTGTTTGATAAACAAAGTATCGAGTTTTTCTGTGATAGGTCCCAAAAGTATTTAgaattaaataacaaaatgtTAGCTGTGGTATATAGTACTTGAGTAATTGCTCTGGTTGGACTAAACAAGCTCGTAATCTATTATTAAGGGCTAATCTACATACAACACATAGCATTTTGGGATTGTTAGCTAGATTAATTAACATATGAAATAAATGGTACTGCGTAATACACGCGTCGCACTTTGATTGGCTAAAGAGTTCTATGGTATTTAAGTTCAAAATGGCTTTGTCCTAAAATCAAAAGGAGATTGGACTACTTTTCATTAACagtgtgagttttttttttaatttaattttattctcaAGCTTCTACAAAAGCTCTCTAAAGTAGAGATTAAAACACAGGTGCCATGCTCGAATCCAGAACCTTTTGGACCCCATGATGAGGTGTCAATATATGAATAGTGttgaaatgaatttaaaaatcacaGTATAAGACAATAATTAAGAGGGTATTTTAACGTACACGCATAAACACGTACTGGACTAAAAAAATTTGGAACGAAAGCATATACAAATATTACTTTCTATTTTTTAGTAAAACCATATAAATTATATCTTAAGTAGATTAGAGTGATCTGTGCAGTTTTTTATCATCGCTTATGAAAtaaacagaatttttttttttttatcacaacTTGTCGTTACACATAACGTACTTCGAAGCTATACTTTAAAAATTCACCCATCAAAATCCACATTGAATCACTGTCTATATGAAAGGGCACAATTTAAGCTTAGCTTTTTGAGGGAATAATAGCATAATTTGCACTTTGTGAAGGGCATGAATATAGGTATGCAACTCATCACAAATTCACCTGGAAAAGTTGATTTATGAAAAGagagcttttttaaaaaaattttttgcttATCTTACTTGTTATCAGGCTTTACACTTTGCAAAGAAGGACATAATTTATTGTCAAAAATTGATAGTGGATCAATGATATGAAGCAAAATGATTAATTGTTGTATTAACTTTTGCTTCTAAATGAAATCAACGAAGCGAgcagcgtgctacctatctctaaaataaaaataaaaaaaaaaaaaaaaaaaaaaaaaaaaaaaaaaaaaaacttttgcttCTCAGATTTGATAGCTGTGATGGGGAGAATTATTAAGAGGATCAGTTTAGGAAAACCAATTAAGCAACCATCAAACTCACTATTTTGACAGCAATTTGGTAAGTGAGCGACGCGGATCTAATCCAAAAACTTAAGTTACTAGACGAAGAAACTCTTTTATataggcgtgtttggttcgctccTGTTTTCCtctaaaattgaaattgaaatagaTGAATTCGTTTGTCCGTATTTGATATACAagattttcattccgattccgattcccgggTGAATGAGAATCCCCCACTTACTCCTTTTTCCAATTCGGGCTAAGAGGTCGGATTGGAAATTAAATCCAGGGGATTGGATttgtttggattaaatttaactttttaagcttattattttttaactcaaatataagtttaaatttaaaaattatgtttataaattttaattttaatttgaacttaaattaaaaattaaaattcaatcaagcacttcaaatctaatttataaatttgaatttaaagttaaatttaatttaaaatccaaagttttattcaaattttatttaaaatttaaattaaatttatggattcaaattgaaatttattataattttaagtttggatttgaataaatcgaaatttagttttatattttgaattattggttcaatttcaaattttaattttttcaaaaaaatatatttaaaattttgacataaatttttagtgtttaatttttagtttgaatttaaactaatatatcataaagataaaattgacatattaatttggTTACGTTTCTGATATCTATCCGAATCAATTAAACACTGATAATGGAAATGGTTCATTGCGATTCCAATTCAGATagcgaaccaaacagaatgaaATAATGAATAATTTCGATTCCGTTTTCAGTTTTTTCTCATTTCAATTCTGATagcgattccgacttcgaaccaaacacacccataTTTTCTATGTTATGTATGTACATTATCTCCAGTTAACTTCATTCTCAGTCtaatgggaaaaaaaagggatggcaattttggaaaaagttgaaatttttagGAGGCACATttgaaagagtttttttttttttttttcctagagTTAACTGCTACTTTTGACAATAATTTACCACTACTTAACTCTAAAaagatataatttaaaaaagttaaaacatTAGAGGAATAAATTCCATCGCTTGAACATTTTAGGGGTAAAATGCAAAAGACAGATTCCTTTGAAAAATTCTTAAATAATTatctt
This genomic interval from Ananas comosus cultivar F153 linkage group 8, ASM154086v1, whole genome shotgun sequence contains the following:
- the LOC109714461 gene encoding myb-related protein P — encoded protein: MESHFGWESALHEDGWRKGPWTSEEDKLLMQHVNQHGEGRWNSVSKLTGLRRSGKSCRLRWVNYLRPDLKKGKITPQEENIILELHALWGNRWSTIARSLPGRTDNEIKNYWRTHYKKSKPSKSVERARAQFLKHQQLERKKQQLQQQQQLQLQQLQQLQQQEQVLLMHPYDMQQRLTAGAEKEAEALAVAAQQQMQEMDQFLLYPGSYDLLQGSSSGGGGGGTTSEDGSTTEDGGGGWGSLWNLDDVYGDVGVGRVGCRGNLVMRAEEFAFYYNNNNNN